From the Schistocerca piceifrons isolate TAMUIC-IGC-003096 chromosome 2, iqSchPice1.1, whole genome shotgun sequence genome, the window aGTCACAATGCAGGGAACGTTTGTGTACTACATCAAGAAGGCTGTGGAATAATATCTCTGCCGCTGGTTTTATATTCTTTGATTTATAGCGTTTGTTTACGAGTGTTTGTTTGGAATACATTTTTACGAAAGTTGTAAGTAGACTTGTTATTATATTTTGCAGCATGCCGCGTTCTAGTAAGGTGTTTAAAAAGGTTAGAAAGTGTCAAGCTTCTCGATGTAGTAAAGACAACTTGAAAACCAGCCCCATAATAACAAATGGAAACGATACTTCAACCAAGAAAGCGAGTGCTTCGAGAAGGAAAATTGACAGCTGTCAATCACTTGATGATTGTGGCTCAGACACTCAAGCTACTAGTGGTTTTAGGCTTATTGATTTGAAAATACTATCTGATATTATATCATCTGCTTGTGTATGTGCTGACTGTGGTGCAAAAAGTTTGAGATTATATGACGAAGAAAACAGAATTGGAATAGTGTGTATGTTGCATCTTACTTGTGAAAGCTGTCATTCAGACACTGCTTTTAGAACTTCGGCATCAAGTAACCGGATATATGAAGCAAATATGCGTTTAATATATGGCATGAGATGTTTGGGCATAGGCAGGGAAGGTACCAGACTGTTTTGTGGGATCATGAACATGCCACAACCAAGTGCTAGGTACACCACTGGAAATAAAACACTGCTAAGTGCTCTTCAAGAGGAAGTGGAAGAAAACTTGAAGTCCTCTGCAAAGGAAGCTGTGAAGATGAATAGTGAACTAAAGACAGAAGCAGATAACACGCCAGACACCGATTTGTGTGTGTCATGTGATGGAACGTGGATGAAGCGTGGACATACATCACTGTATGGAGTATCATCTGTCATTAGTGTTGATACTGGAAAAATTCTTGACGTTCAGGTAATGAGCAAATATTGCTATAGCTGTGTACTCGGAAAGAGAGCtggtgaagtggaagaaaataagtggcAGGTTGAACACAAGAAAGTGTGCTGTAGAAATTATTCTGGTTCTAGTGGTGGAATGGAACCTGCAGCTATGAAACTTATGTTCCATCGAAGTGTGGAAAAGTACGGTGTTAGATACacaaaataccttggtgatggtgactcCAGCTCCTTCAAAACTGTTTTGGAAAGTGAACCTTATGGTCCCCATTGTgctatagaaaagttggaatgtgttggacatgtgcaaaaacgaatgggaggcagacttttaaaattgaaacgTGAATTGAAGGGCAGgaaacttgaggatggaaaactttTAGGTGGTCCCAACAGActcacagacaaagaaattcaTTCTTTACAAGTGTACTATGGCAAGGCAATAAGGGACAACAGTGGAAATTTGAATAACATGCAGAAGGCTGTGTGgtctatttattttcataaactatCCACAGATGACAAACCTGTACataatttgtgtgacatatcgtggTGCAAATTCAAGCAGGCTGAGCGTGATGGCATGAActattcacacaagcacagtttACCTGTGGCTGTTTTAAGTGCTATAAAACCAACATTTAGGTGTTTAGCAGAGCCAGACCTCCTACGAAAGTGTgtgcatggaaagacacaaaaccctaatgaaagttacaactc encodes:
- the LOC124777026 gene encoding uncharacterized protein LOC124777026; amino-acid sequence: MPRSSKVFKKVRKCQASRCSKDNLKTSPIITNGNDTSTKKASASRRKIDSCQSLDDCGSDTQATSGFRLIDLKILSDIISSACVCADCGAKSLRLYDEENRIGIVCMLHLTCESCHSDTAFRTSASSNRIYEANMRLIYGMRCLGIGREGTRLFCGIMNMPQPSARYTTGNKTLLSALQEEVEENLKSSAKEAVKMNSELKTEADNTPDTDLCVSCDGTWMKRGHTSLYGVSSVISVDTGKILDVQVMSKYCYSCVLGKRAGEVEENKWQVEHKKVCCRNYSGSSGGMEPAAMKLMFHRSVEKYGVRYTKYLGDGDSSSFKTVLESEPYGPHCAIEKLECVGHVQKRMGGRLLKLKRELKGRKLEDGKLLGGPNRLTDKEIHSLQVYYGKAIRDNSGNLNNMQKAVWSIYFHKLSTDDKPVHNLCDISWCKFKQAERDGMNYSHKHSLPVAVLSAIKPTFRCLAEPDLLRKCVHGKTQNPNESYNSLIWKRCPKTTFVSTIIVEIAAYDACLVFNNGNLGRIKTLQRLGFHPGAFTYSILKDIDDKRVAAADITANKIEQQVNQRRQAKKRLLADEEEYAYGLH